A stretch of the Bacillus licheniformis DSM 13 = ATCC 14580 genome encodes the following:
- the ytrI gene encoding sporulation membrane protein YtrI: protein MRIPPYYKKPGWQRFFAGMMCGAIISWFVFLFTYGTFQEKQVVLIREQKERINDLNDQITIYREDLHKLNEDNKRKLLIQSVDVKLINGKQYKLSQPDMMNFEEHIRDNISDVITKDIESVYRTKELLKRTIENKEYTINDKKYKAKVTELTIYTRLSVEIKISFSE from the coding sequence ATGAGAATCCCTCCATATTATAAAAAGCCTGGGTGGCAGCGTTTTTTTGCGGGAATGATGTGCGGAGCCATCATCAGCTGGTTCGTGTTCCTGTTTACATACGGAACCTTTCAGGAGAAGCAGGTCGTCTTGATCAGGGAACAGAAAGAGCGCATCAATGATTTAAATGACCAGATCACCATTTACCGCGAGGATCTGCATAAGCTGAATGAAGACAATAAAAGAAAACTGCTGATTCAAAGCGTCGACGTCAAGCTGATCAACGGCAAGCAATACAAGCTGTCACAGCCGGACATGATGAACTTTGAGGAGCATATCCGGGATAACATTTCAGATGTCATTACAAAGGATATCGAAAGCGTCTACCGGACGAAGGAGCTTTTAAAGCGGACGATTGAAAATAAAGAGTATACGATAAACGATAAAAAGTACAAGGCGAAAGTCACCGAACTGACGATTTATACGCGGCTTTCCGTTGAAATCAAAATCTCTTTTTCCGAATAA
- a CDS encoding YtrH family sporulation protein — protein sequence MDPEQPFFPNFISCYFIALGVLLGGCLIGGIGAYLSGQPPLTIITSLANRLKIWALVAAIGGTFDAVYSFERGIIEGNTRDIVKQLLLILSAMGGAQTGYLIINWLTQEHISS from the coding sequence ATGGATCCTGAACAGCCCTTTTTCCCAAACTTTATCAGCTGTTATTTTATTGCGCTTGGAGTGCTTCTCGGCGGTTGTTTAATCGGGGGGATCGGCGCCTATCTGTCGGGGCAGCCGCCTTTAACGATCATTACAAGTCTCGCAAACCGCCTGAAAATCTGGGCGCTGGTTGCGGCAATCGGCGGCACGTTTGATGCGGTCTACAGCTTTGAAAGGGGCATTATCGAAGGCAATACGAGAGACATCGTAAAACAGCTTCTCCTGATTCTTTCGGCGATGGGAGGAGCGCAGACCGGTTATCTGATCATCAACTGGCTCACACAGGAGCATATTTCCTCATGA
- the pfkA gene encoding 6-phosphofructokinase: protein MKRIGVLTSGGDSPGMNAAVRAVVRKAIYHDVEVYGIYNGYSGLISGKIEKLEIGSVGDIIHRGGTKLYTARCPEFKTVEGREKGIANLKKYGIEGLVVIGGDGSYMGAKKLTEHGFPCVGVPGTIDNDIPGTDLTIGFDTALNTVIDAIDKIRDTATSHERTYVIEVMGRHAGDIALWSGLAGGAESILIPEADYDMEEIIARLKRGHERGKKHSIIIVAEGVGSGVEFGKRIEEATNLETRVSVLGHIQRGGSPTAADRVLASRLGAFAVELLLEGKGGRCVGIQNNQLVHHDIIEILEQKHTIDQSMYRLSQELSI from the coding sequence ATGAAACGTATCGGAGTATTGACAAGCGGCGGAGATTCCCCGGGAATGAACGCGGCGGTCCGCGCGGTTGTCAGGAAAGCGATCTACCATGACGTAGAAGTATACGGAATTTACAACGGGTATTCAGGTTTAATCAGCGGAAAAATAGAAAAGCTTGAAATCGGTTCTGTCGGAGATATCATTCACCGCGGAGGAACGAAGCTATATACAGCAAGGTGTCCTGAGTTTAAAACGGTAGAAGGACGGGAAAAAGGAATAGCGAATTTAAAAAAATATGGTATAGAAGGATTAGTCGTCATTGGCGGCGACGGTTCTTATATGGGAGCCAAAAAGCTCACAGAACACGGTTTTCCTTGTGTGGGAGTGCCGGGAACGATCGACAATGACATCCCAGGCACTGATCTGACGATCGGATTCGATACGGCGCTAAATACCGTTATTGACGCCATCGATAAAATCAGGGATACAGCTACATCCCATGAACGTACATACGTGATTGAAGTAATGGGCCGCCATGCCGGGGACATTGCTTTATGGTCAGGTTTGGCCGGAGGCGCGGAATCCATTTTGATTCCTGAAGCAGACTACGATATGGAAGAAATTATTGCAAGGCTGAAAAGAGGGCATGAGCGCGGCAAGAAACACAGCATCATCATTGTGGCGGAAGGCGTCGGCAGCGGCGTTGAATTCGGAAAAAGAATTGAAGAAGCCACAAATCTCGAAACTAGAGTATCGGTGCTTGGACATATCCAGCGCGGCGGTTCCCCGACTGCAGCAGACCGCGTATTGGCAAGCCGTCTAGGGGCATTTGCGGTTGAACTGCTTCTTGAAGGAAAAGGCGGACGTTGTGTAGGAATTCAAAATAACCAGCTTGTGCATCATGATATCATTGAAATACTCGAGCAAAAACATACAATTGATCAAAGCATGTACCGCTTGTCTCAAGAACTGTCAATCTAG
- the accA gene encoding acetyl-CoA carboxylase carboxyl transferase subunit alpha, which yields MAGELEFEKPVVELREKISELKKFTQDSDMDLSSEITKLEARLERLEEDIYTNLKAWDRVQIARHPNRPTTLDYIEHLFTDFFECHGDRYFGDDEAIVGGIAKFRGLPVTVIGQQRGKDTKENIRRNFGMPHPEGYRKALRLMKQADKFNRPIICFIDTKGAYPGKAAEERGQSEAIAKNLFEMAGLSVPVISIVIGEGGSGGALALGVANRLLMLENSTYSVISPEGAAAILWKDSGLAKKAAETMKITAPDLKELDIIDHVIKEVRGGAHRDVEQQAAYIDEALKGELKSLLKLDKNELIQQRYNKYKSIGKISTENQYVGIK from the coding sequence GTGGCTGGAGAATTAGAATTTGAAAAACCGGTGGTCGAACTGCGTGAAAAGATCTCCGAATTGAAAAAGTTCACACAGGATTCCGATATGGATTTGAGCTCTGAAATTACGAAGCTTGAAGCTCGTCTTGAAAGGCTTGAAGAAGACATTTATACAAATCTGAAAGCCTGGGACAGAGTCCAGATTGCAAGGCACCCGAACCGTCCGACAACGCTCGATTATATCGAACATCTCTTTACCGATTTTTTTGAATGCCACGGAGATCGTTATTTCGGTGATGATGAAGCAATTGTCGGCGGAATTGCCAAGTTCCGGGGTCTTCCTGTGACAGTAATCGGTCAGCAGCGCGGCAAGGATACAAAAGAAAACATCCGCCGCAATTTCGGAATGCCGCATCCTGAAGGCTACCGCAAAGCGCTCAGGCTGATGAAGCAGGCCGACAAATTTAACAGGCCGATCATCTGCTTTATTGATACAAAAGGAGCATACCCGGGCAAAGCAGCTGAAGAGCGGGGGCAAAGCGAAGCGATTGCCAAGAATCTTTTTGAAATGGCGGGACTCTCCGTGCCGGTCATCTCGATCGTCATCGGGGAAGGCGGCAGCGGGGGAGCGCTTGCGCTCGGCGTCGCAAACCGCTTATTGATGCTGGAAAACTCAACTTATTCGGTGATCTCTCCCGAGGGAGCTGCTGCTATCCTCTGGAAGGATTCAGGACTCGCGAAAAAAGCGGCAGAAACAATGAAAATCACCGCTCCGGACCTTAAAGAATTGGATATTATAGATCATGTTATAAAAGAAGTAAGAGGCGGAGCACACCGCGATGTGGAGCAGCAGGCTGCCTACATCGACGAAGCGCTGAAAGGCGAGCTTAAATCCCTGCTGAAACTGGATAAGAACGAGCTGATCCAACAAAGATATAACAAGTATAAGTCAATTGGAAAAATTTCGACTGAAAACCAATATGTTGGGATAAAATAA
- a CDS encoding NAD(P)-dependent malic enzyme — protein sequence MSLKEKALHMHKVNQGKLESKSKVQVRNADDLSLAYSPGVAEPCKAIYDDNSKVYDYTMKGNMVAVVSDGTAVLGLGNIGPEAALPVMEGKAVLFKSFAGVDAFPICLNTSDVDKIVETVKLLEPTFGGVNLEDIAAPNCFVIEERLKKETKIPVFHDDQHGTAIVTVAGLVNALKLSGKTMSSVKVVANGAGAAGIAIIKLLYHFGVRDIIMCDTKGAIYEGRPNGMNAVKEEVAKYTNKNRIDGSLKDVIKDADVFIGVSVEGALTKEMVESMADKPIIFAMANPNPEIMPAEAHEAGASVVGTGRSDFPNQVNNVLAFPGIFRGALDVRATHINEEMKIAAVEAIASLVSDEELRPEYVIPAPFDPRVAPAVAKAVAKAAMETGVARIDVDPEEVAEKTRKLAVIEGK from the coding sequence ATGTCATTGAAAGAAAAAGCACTGCATATGCACAAAGTAAACCAGGGCAAATTGGAATCAAAATCAAAAGTGCAGGTTCGCAATGCGGACGATTTAAGCCTTGCATATTCTCCGGGTGTGGCTGAACCCTGCAAAGCGATTTACGATGATAACAGCAAAGTATATGATTATACAATGAAGGGAAACATGGTAGCAGTCGTCTCGGACGGAACGGCTGTGCTCGGCCTCGGCAATATCGGCCCTGAAGCCGCCCTCCCTGTGATGGAAGGAAAAGCGGTTCTTTTCAAAAGCTTTGCCGGTGTGGACGCTTTCCCAATCTGTTTAAATACATCTGATGTCGATAAAATTGTTGAGACGGTCAAGCTGCTTGAGCCGACATTCGGCGGCGTCAACCTTGAAGACATTGCAGCTCCAAACTGTTTTGTCATTGAAGAACGCCTCAAAAAAGAAACGAAAATTCCGGTGTTTCACGATGACCAGCACGGTACAGCAATCGTAACGGTAGCCGGTCTCGTCAATGCGCTTAAGCTGTCCGGCAAAACGATGTCTTCCGTCAAAGTTGTGGCGAACGGCGCCGGCGCAGCGGGAATTGCCATCATTAAGCTTCTTTATCATTTCGGCGTGCGCGACATCATCATGTGCGACACGAAAGGCGCGATCTACGAAGGCCGTCCGAACGGCATGAACGCAGTTAAAGAAGAAGTCGCAAAATATACGAACAAAAACCGCATAGACGGTTCGCTCAAAGACGTGATCAAAGACGCCGATGTCTTTATCGGGGTTTCCGTCGAAGGCGCTCTGACAAAAGAAATGGTTGAAAGCATGGCTGACAAACCGATCATCTTCGCCATGGCGAATCCAAATCCTGAGATCATGCCTGCCGAAGCGCATGAAGCCGGAGCAAGCGTCGTTGGAACGGGACGCTCTGACTTCCCTAACCAAGTGAACAACGTTCTCGCTTTTCCTGGCATCTTCCGCGGGGCGCTCGACGTCCGCGCGACACATATCAACGAGGAGATGAAAATCGCCGCGGTTGAGGCGATCGCGTCACTCGTTTCCGACGAAGAGCTGAGACCTGAATATGTCATTCCGGCTCCGTTCGATCCAAGGGTCGCACCAGCTGTTGCCAAAGCGGTAGCCAAAGCCGCGATGGAAACAGGCGTTGCACGAATCGATGTCGATCCAGAAGAAGTCGCTGAAAAAACAAGAAAGCTTGCAGTGATTGAAGGGAAATAA
- the dnaE gene encoding DNA polymerase III subunit alpha has protein sequence MPFVHLQVHSGYSLLNSAASVEDLTAKAKELGYSAMALTDDEVMYGAVEFYKSCKKRGIKPIIGLTASVLTDEKEQLSYPLVLLAKTNKGYQNLLKISSVLQSKSKTGIKEKWLKSYHEGLIALTTGGTSHVEALLKEGLIEEAKDAALRCLSIFGEGSFYLSYQPYKGDPLLSERILELSEHTGIPIAATGDVRYIEKEDAAAYTCLKAIKAGEKLNEDMKAEGDLHLELKPPAEMLDIYRDRPDALENTVKIADRCQVDLSLGQTRLPKYPAPSGKNADDYLAELCFLGLKKRFEAAPKEYVERLKYELKVIRDMAFSDYFLIVWDFMKFAHDNGIITGPGRGSAAGSLVAYTLFITDVDPLKHKLLFERFLNPERISMPDIDIDFPDTRRDEVIQYVKNKYGALHVAQITTFGTLAAKAALRDVGRVMGISPKEADQLAKLIPSKPGVTLKEARALSPELDKRLNGSKKLQDIFKTAQKIEGLPRHTSIHAAGVVLSEEPLTNIIPVQEGHGGVYLTQYSMGYLEDLGLLKMDFLGLRNLTLIESIKTLIEKSERVTIDFSAIPYDDEQTFKLLAEGDTTGIFQLESAGMRNVLKRLKPSSLEDIVAVNALYRPGPMENIPLYIERKHGRVPVSYPHEDLADILKDTYGVIVYQEQIMMIASRMAGFRLGEADLLRRAVGKKNKEILDTERNHFISGCLKKGYSVQAANEVYDLIVKFANYGFNRSHAVAYSMIGYQLAYLKAHYPLYFMCGLLTSAIGNEEKLAQYIYEAKGKGLNVLGPSINKSGYPFVVENGALRYSLRAVKGVGIAAVKEIYRARKEKPFADLFDFCVRTSVKSVNRKTIEALIFAGAMDEFGENRATLLASVDVALEHAELFAGDNDQLGFFLDEGLTIKPKYAETEEMPLVDLLAHEKETLGIYFSDHPLSVHRKKLDRAGALPIIQLLASGRKKAALGGLLTRMKTIRTKTGQTMAFLELSDESGEMEAVVFPEQFRQLSPILEEGVSLFAEGRLETRNEKRQLIISGASLVESLHAKKQPSVYIKVEESQHTHDIFKKISSILLEHKGETPVCVYYEKRKQTMQLPESYNIKADHAALYRLKSVVGEKNVVLR, from the coding sequence ATGCCTTTTGTTCACCTGCAAGTACATAGCGGTTACAGCTTATTAAACAGCGCCGCTTCCGTAGAGGATCTCACGGCCAAAGCCAAAGAGCTGGGCTACAGCGCAATGGCGCTGACGGATGACGAGGTCATGTACGGGGCGGTGGAATTTTATAAATCATGCAAAAAACGCGGCATCAAGCCGATTATCGGGCTGACGGCTTCTGTTTTAACAGATGAAAAAGAGCAGCTATCATATCCGCTCGTTCTTTTGGCGAAAACAAACAAAGGCTATCAAAACCTGCTGAAAATCAGCAGCGTGTTGCAGTCAAAATCAAAAACCGGCATCAAGGAAAAATGGCTCAAAAGCTATCATGAAGGCCTCATCGCGCTGACAACGGGCGGGACAAGCCATGTTGAAGCGCTGTTGAAAGAAGGGCTGATCGAAGAGGCGAAGGACGCTGCCCTCCGCTGCCTTTCGATCTTTGGAGAGGGCAGCTTCTATTTGTCGTATCAGCCGTACAAGGGAGACCCGCTTCTTTCTGAACGCATTTTAGAGCTAAGCGAACATACGGGAATTCCGATTGCCGCAACCGGCGATGTACGCTACATCGAAAAGGAGGACGCGGCAGCTTACACGTGTTTAAAAGCGATTAAAGCGGGCGAGAAGCTGAACGAAGACATGAAGGCCGAAGGAGATCTGCATCTTGAGCTCAAGCCGCCCGCTGAAATGCTGGACATTTACAGAGATCGTCCGGACGCGTTGGAGAATACAGTCAAAATCGCGGACCGATGCCAGGTGGACCTGAGCCTTGGCCAGACGCGCCTGCCGAAATATCCGGCGCCTTCCGGCAAGAATGCCGACGATTATTTGGCCGAGCTTTGCTTTCTCGGACTGAAAAAACGGTTCGAAGCCGCTCCGAAGGAGTATGTCGAGCGGCTTAAGTATGAGCTGAAAGTGATTCGCGACATGGCTTTCAGCGACTATTTTTTGATCGTCTGGGATTTCATGAAGTTCGCCCACGATAACGGCATTATCACAGGGCCGGGGCGCGGATCGGCGGCCGGTTCTCTCGTCGCTTATACGCTGTTTATCACAGATGTCGATCCGCTTAAGCACAAATTGCTGTTTGAACGGTTTTTAAATCCGGAGCGCATCAGCATGCCCGATATCGATATCGATTTTCCCGATACGAGAAGGGATGAAGTTATTCAGTACGTGAAAAATAAGTACGGGGCACTGCACGTAGCACAAATAACCACGTTCGGTACATTGGCCGCAAAAGCGGCGCTCCGAGACGTCGGCAGGGTGATGGGCATCAGTCCGAAAGAAGCCGACCAGCTGGCGAAGCTGATTCCCTCCAAACCCGGAGTGACGCTGAAAGAGGCGAGAGCACTTTCACCTGAACTTGACAAGCGCCTAAACGGCTCAAAAAAGCTTCAGGACATATTTAAAACGGCGCAGAAAATCGAAGGGCTTCCCCGGCATACGTCCATTCATGCGGCTGGCGTCGTATTGAGCGAGGAGCCGCTGACGAATATCATACCGGTACAGGAAGGTCATGGCGGCGTATATTTAACGCAATATTCGATGGGCTATCTCGAAGACTTGGGACTTTTGAAAATGGATTTTCTCGGCTTGCGCAATTTAACGCTCATTGAATCGATCAAAACGCTGATCGAAAAAAGCGAGCGGGTCACTATCGATTTCTCGGCGATTCCCTATGATGATGAACAGACGTTTAAGCTGCTGGCTGAAGGAGATACGACAGGTATTTTCCAGCTCGAATCAGCCGGCATGAGAAACGTTTTAAAAAGGCTCAAGCCATCGAGCCTTGAAGATATTGTCGCCGTCAATGCCTTGTACCGCCCGGGCCCGATGGAAAACATCCCGCTGTATATCGAAAGGAAGCACGGACGGGTTCCTGTGTCTTATCCGCACGAGGATTTGGCCGATATCCTGAAAGATACGTACGGCGTGATCGTTTATCAGGAACAAATCATGATGATCGCATCCCGGATGGCGGGTTTCAGGCTTGGAGAAGCCGACCTTTTGCGAAGGGCGGTCGGCAAAAAAAACAAGGAAATTCTCGATACAGAGAGAAATCATTTTATTAGTGGATGTTTGAAAAAAGGATATTCCGTACAGGCGGCTAATGAAGTATACGATCTGATTGTGAAATTCGCCAATTACGGTTTTAACCGGAGCCATGCCGTTGCATACAGCATGATCGGCTACCAGCTCGCTTATTTAAAAGCGCATTATCCCCTCTACTTTATGTGCGGCCTCTTGACGAGTGCGATCGGAAATGAGGAAAAGCTTGCTCAGTACATCTATGAAGCAAAAGGGAAAGGGCTGAATGTTCTAGGTCCTTCCATCAATAAGAGCGGCTATCCGTTTGTCGTGGAAAACGGGGCGCTGCGCTACAGTTTAAGAGCTGTTAAAGGCGTCGGGATAGCGGCTGTAAAAGAGATCTACAGAGCCAGAAAAGAAAAGCCGTTCGCAGATTTGTTTGATTTTTGTGTGAGGACTTCTGTGAAAAGCGTAAATCGGAAAACGATTGAAGCCTTAATTTTTGCCGGAGCAATGGATGAATTCGGTGAAAACCGGGCTACTTTGCTCGCTTCTGTCGATGTCGCGCTGGAGCATGCCGAATTGTTTGCAGGAGACAATGATCAGCTAGGCTTCTTTCTCGATGAAGGCTTGACAATCAAGCCGAAGTACGCCGAGACGGAGGAAATGCCGCTCGTCGACCTGCTGGCACACGAGAAGGAAACGCTTGGCATTTACTTTTCTGACCATCCGCTGAGCGTCCACCGCAAGAAACTGGACCGTGCAGGTGCGCTGCCGATTATTCAGCTGCTCGCCTCTGGCCGCAAAAAAGCGGCTCTGGGCGGACTTTTGACGAGGATGAAGACGATCCGCACAAAAACGGGACAGACGATGGCTTTTCTGGAGCTGAGCGATGAAAGCGGGGAAATGGAGGCGGTTGTTTTTCCTGAACAGTTCAGGCAGCTTTCCCCGATCCTGGAAGAAGGCGTATCGCTTTTTGCAGAAGGACGCCTTGAGACAAGGAATGAAAAACGCCAGCTGATTATTTCCGGGGCATCGCTCGTCGAATCGCTTCATGCGAAAAAGCAGCCGTCCGTCTATATTAAAGTGGAGGAAAGCCAGCACACCCACGATATTTTCAAGAAGATCAGCAGCATCCTGCTTGAACACAAAGGGGAAACGCCGGTCTGCGTCTATTATGAAAAACGGAAGCAGACGATGCAGCTGCCGGAAAGCTATAATATCAAGGCTGATCACGCTGCTCTATACAGGCTTAAAAGCGTTGTAGGTGAGAAAAATGTCGTGCTCAGATAG
- a CDS encoding YtpI family protein encodes MPFFVFFIVVSAIAYVYFKVRYVRTKKAVEREYYSAKSSMSLGLFIMFFGANQLILNRGTLAVVIGVIFMLTGLGSMWAGYKAYKHYVPLLAKENERENA; translated from the coding sequence ATGCCGTTTTTTGTTTTTTTTATTGTGGTTTCAGCGATAGCTTATGTGTACTTCAAAGTAAGGTATGTGCGCACCAAAAAAGCGGTTGAACGGGAATACTATTCGGCCAAGTCAAGCATGAGTCTGGGCCTGTTTATCATGTTCTTCGGCGCCAATCAGCTGATTTTAAACCGCGGCACGCTGGCTGTCGTCATCGGCGTTATTTTTATGCTGACCGGGCTCGGGAGCATGTGGGCCGGCTACAAGGCCTATAAGCACTATGTCCCTTTGCTTGCGAAAGAAAACGAACGGGAGAACGCATAA
- a CDS encoding DHH family phosphoesterase, with the protein MKKEIIRTISLYDTIIIHRHVRPDPDAYGSQCGLTEILRATYPEKNIFAVGAPEPSLAFLYTPDVIEDPVYENALVIVCDTANQARISDSRYNLGDKLIKIDHHPNEDRYGDLLWVDTSASSTSEMIYELYLAGKEQAGWALPTKGAELIYAGIVGDTGRFLFPNTTKKTLKYAGELIEYPFSSQALFDQLYETKLNVVRLNGYIYQNVSLSENGVASVFITRDILHQYNITPSEASQLVSTLGNISGIKAWVFFVEEADQIRVRLRSKGPIVNEVAKKYNGGGHPLAAGASIYDWKDADLVIADLERICKENK; encoded by the coding sequence ATGAAAAAAGAAATCATCAGAACCATATCATTATATGACACGATCATTATACATAGACATGTGAGACCGGATCCTGACGCCTACGGATCCCAATGCGGCCTTACGGAAATCCTGAGGGCAACCTACCCCGAAAAAAATATTTTCGCGGTCGGAGCTCCTGAACCTTCTCTCGCTTTTTTGTATACTCCAGATGTGATTGAAGACCCGGTGTATGAAAATGCACTTGTCATCGTTTGCGACACGGCAAATCAAGCGAGAATTTCAGATTCGCGCTACAACCTGGGCGACAAGCTGATCAAAATCGACCACCATCCGAATGAAGACCGGTACGGCGACCTTTTATGGGTGGATACGAGTGCGAGCTCGACGAGCGAGATGATTTACGAACTGTATTTAGCGGGTAAAGAACAAGCGGGATGGGCGCTTCCAACAAAGGGCGCCGAACTGATCTATGCCGGCATTGTGGGGGATACAGGGCGCTTCTTATTTCCGAACACGACAAAAAAGACATTGAAATATGCCGGAGAGCTGATCGAGTATCCTTTTTCTTCCCAGGCGCTTTTTGATCAATTATATGAGACGAAATTAAATGTTGTGAGGCTGAATGGCTATATTTACCAGAATGTTTCTCTGTCCGAAAACGGTGTTGCGTCGGTTTTCATCACCCGCGATATTTTACATCAATACAATATTACGCCGTCTGAAGCTTCACAGCTTGTCAGCACGCTCGGCAATATTTCGGGGATCAAAGCATGGGTGTTTTTTGTGGAGGAAGCCGATCAAATCAGGGTAAGGCTTCGTTCAAAGGGGCCGATTGTCAATGAAGTCGCTAAAAAATACAACGGCGGGGGCCATCCGCTCGCAGCCGGCGCTTCCATCTATGACTGGAAAGACGCTGATCTTGTCATCGCTGACCTGGAGCGTATATGCAAAGAAAACAAATAA
- the accD gene encoding acetyl-CoA carboxylase, carboxyltransferase subunit beta: MLKDIFSKKKKKYASVPAESAKQDVPEGIMTKCPDCKKIMLTKELDKNLRVCMNCGYHLQMNAKQRIKSLLDDGSFEEFNQDMMSENPLEFPGYLEKLQKDREKTSLNEAVVTGKGTIDGSPAVVAVMDSSFRMGSMGSVVGEKITLAIEKAREEKVPFIIFTASGGARMQEGLLSLMQMAKTSSALKLFSEEQGLIISVMTHPTTGGVSASFASLGDYNLAEPGALIGFAGRRIIEQTIREELPEDFQTAEFLLKHGQLDSVVHRADMKKTLGSILKMHQTGGDLEWLEN, encoded by the coding sequence TTGTTAAAAGATATATTCAGCAAAAAGAAAAAAAAATACGCTTCCGTTCCCGCGGAATCAGCGAAGCAAGATGTACCGGAAGGGATCATGACAAAGTGCCCGGATTGTAAAAAAATCATGCTCACAAAAGAGCTGGATAAAAATTTAAGGGTCTGCATGAATTGCGGTTACCATCTTCAAATGAACGCGAAGCAGCGTATAAAAAGCCTGCTGGACGATGGCTCCTTTGAAGAATTCAATCAGGATATGATGTCTGAAAACCCGCTGGAGTTCCCGGGATACCTTGAAAAATTGCAAAAAGACCGGGAAAAAACGTCGCTGAATGAAGCGGTTGTTACCGGGAAAGGGACGATTGACGGATCTCCGGCGGTCGTGGCCGTGATGGATTCATCTTTCAGAATGGGAAGCATGGGATCTGTCGTTGGCGAAAAAATTACGCTTGCAATCGAAAAGGCAAGAGAAGAAAAAGTACCTTTCATCATTTTTACCGCATCAGGCGGTGCAAGAATGCAGGAAGGCCTTCTCAGCTTGATGCAAATGGCTAAAACAAGCTCCGCTTTGAAGCTGTTCAGCGAAGAGCAGGGCTTGATCATTTCAGTGATGACGCATCCGACAACAGGCGGCGTATCCGCAAGCTTCGCATCCCTCGGCGATTACAACCTTGCCGAACCGGGCGCGCTGATAGGCTTTGCCGGAAGAAGAATTATCGAACAAACCATCCGTGAAGAACTGCCCGAGGATTTTCAGACTGCGGAATTTCTGTTAAAGCATGGCCAGCTTGATTCCGTCGTTCACAGAGCTGACATGAAAAAAACGCTCGGCAGCATTTTGAAAATGCACCAAACTGGAGGTGATCTCGAGTGGCTGGAGAATTAG